The following DNA comes from Bos indicus x Bos taurus breed Angus x Brahman F1 hybrid chromosome 5, Bos_hybrid_MaternalHap_v2.0, whole genome shotgun sequence.
CTGGGAAGCCATGGCAGACCAAGCTGAGCAGTGCGGGACTCATCTATCTGCACTTCGGGCACAAGCTGCTGGCCCAGTTGCTGGGCACTAGCGAAGAGGACGGCATGGTGGGCACCCTGTATGACAAGGTGGGGACCCAAGGACAGAGATGCCCCCCACGTGCATCTCCCCCACGTGCATCTCCACCCCGTGGGCTAGAGCGACACTCACGACCACGCTCAGGTCAGGGTTTCTGACCTGTGCTGGCCCACCGCCCTCTGGCTTAGTCAAGCCCATCTCCTCACAGGGGGATGGGTAATCTCTCCTGCCTCCATTCTCGGGTGGTTGTGAGACATGGATGAGGTAATGTATGGGGAAGGgctttgaaaactgtaaagcatGCCCTGACACACATAAAAAACAATTGTTCAACAACTTGGAAGTAGACCAGGCTGCTTACGTTTGGCAGCATGTGACTAAGGTGCTGGCTGCCCTGAAGGTGGAGGGCATTATATCTCAGGCACTGCTGTTTTCAAAGGCACAGTGAGTTGGGAAACTGGGAAGGGTTTGATTATGAAAACCTCTTCAGGTTCCACCAGCGCCCCCTGCAGGCAGTTCAGGTGGCTGTGGTTGGGGAAGCAACAAGGGCTAGTGGCCCTGGCATGCACTTGGATCCATGATTCTGAGGTCAGCTACTTGACCCTGCTCCTGTGAAGTTCACAAGACAAACTTCAGATGCAGTCAACTCTATTTTTTGCAGATGGGCTGTCGAGTTCAGTTCTCTGTCTCGGCTTGTCTGTCTCCTCTATGACACAGCATTAGTGTGATCCAAAAGAGTTGAATAAATGTGAGTGTTTAAATTGGAGCTTCTGGAATAGGTTTTAGACTGCCTGGGTCAATTTTCCCTTCTACTGCTGAGGGGTTtctaagcaactgaactaaatTATACTCAAGGTTTTATTATGTTTCTGGTGTActacatagtgattcacaatttttgaaGATTATACTCTGCTTAGAGTTATGAtagaatattggctatattccatgTGCTATAAAGTATTTTCTTGTAGCTTGTTTATTTTAAGCATGTTCTCTTTTTTAacgtttatttaatttttttggctatgctgggtcttaactgtagcatgtgggatctagttccccaaccagggatcaaacccagaccccctgcattgggagcttggagtcttagccactggatcaccagggatacgatgatttattttacatatagtagtttgtacctccaccccactgcagtactcttgcctggaaaatcccatggacggaggagcctggtgggctgcagtccatggggtcgctaagagtcggagacgactgagtgacttcactttcacttttcactttcatgcatcagagaaggaaatggcaacccactccagagttcttgcctggaaaatcccagggacgggggagcctggtgggctgtctatggggtcacacacagtcagacacgactgaagcgacttagcagcagcagcagcttgtacCTCTTAACCCAACCCCATCTtgctcctcctctcttccctcttccctttggTAGCCACTCATTTGTTAGGTCTGTGAGTTTGTTatagtccatccatgttgttggaaatggcaaattttcattatttttttcattttatggctaAGTCATATCCTGTTGTACactccactcatctgttgatggacacttaggttgctttcacacCTTGACTGTTGCAcatgatgctgctgtgaacattgaggtgcatatctcttttagaattaggatttttgtttgtttcagataaatacccagaattgctgggtcatatgatagttctatttttaacttcttgaggaacttccatactgtttcccacagtggctgcaccaatctccattcccaccaacagtgtacaagggctcccttttctccacatcctcagcaaCATGTGTTCCTTGTGgtatttttgatgatagccattctgacaagtgtgatgTAATATCTCAGttgtggtttaatttgcatttctctgataatcagtAATGTTGAtggccttttggccatctgtagaTCTTCTCTGGGAAAATATCCAGTTCTGCctatttttcagttgggttgtttggttttgatGTTAGGTTAtatgagctgttttttttttaaaaatattcattatttatttatttggctgtggcacatgggatcttagttccctgaccagggattgaacctgggccctttgTATTGTAAGTACAGAATCTtagtcattggaccaccagggaagtcctggtggactgtttgtatgttttggatattaaaatTGCACCCAAGTTTTAACGGAGCCTCGGGTTGGGGGTTCAGACCAGTTGGTGCTGGGCAGAGAGGAGTTTCTTTTCCACCTCTCCCTGAGTAGCACTTTTTCTGTATACCACAGATGTGTTTAAATGTAGACCTATTTTGTAAGGCAGTTTTGCATTAAATACTGATATCCCATGTCCTTTTCTGCCCCCAGATTCTTGAGGCATCCTACCATTTCTTTAGGCTCAGGAGATGCCATGTGGTACATCATGGGCTGCCCTGGGACCACATTCCAGCCCTTGATGTCTAGTACTTATCTTCTCCCACTTGATGGGTGTGCTTGATCAGACCCTCCTGTAGCTCATTAAGTGGATCAGCTGGAGATTTACCTGCCCTCAGCCATGAGGATCCACCCCACAGAGCCCATCATGGAACTCAAGACTTTCCTTGTTCAGAACacagcagccccctccccacacatgCTGGCCTTGGCTCGGGCTTTGAGCTGTAGTAGAGtgagcactggagaaggcaatggcaccccactccagtactcttgcctggaaaatcccatggacggaggagcctggtaggctgcagtccatagggtcgctatgagtcagacacgactgagcaacttcactttcacttttcactttcatgcattggagaaggaaatggcaacccactccagtgttcttgcctgcagaatcccaaggacgggggagcctggtgggctgccgtctatggggtcaaacagaatcggacacgactgaatcgacttagcagcagcagcagcagagtaagcATTGGATCAGAAATCAGGTGATCTGAATTCAGCCCTAGCGCTGTATGCTCTCTGCCTTTCAGGAAGTTGCTGAACTCTGCAATTATCCCTCTCATCGTCCAAGTAATGTTGGGAGATTCTTGCAGGATCCTTGTGAAGATGAAAGACTGTATATGCATACATTCTGAGATCTATAAAGCTTTATGCAAATAGTGCCCTCCAGAGCCTTTCTCCTACTGCTGCCTTAGATGTATGAAAACTTCGTGGAGGAAGTAGATGCGGTGGataatgggatttcccagtgggaggagggagagccTCGGTACCTGCTGACCACCACGCTGAGCGCCAGGGTTGCTCGGCTTAATCCCACCTGGAACCAGCCCAACCAAGACACTGAGGTAAGGAGGGCCTGGGGAAAAGAGACTGAGGTGTGTGAAAATCAGGGGAGGAAGTAAGCGGGCTTGGCCTCTTGAGCCCTAGCAGAGTTAGTTCGGGCCAGCACCATGGTTCTCATTCCCAGGCTGGGTTCAAGCGTGCAATGGACCTGGTTCGAGAGGAGTTCCTGCAGAGACTAGATTTCTACCAGAACAGCTGGCTGCCAGCGCGGACCCTGGTGGAAGAGGCCCTGGCCAAGAGGTTCCAGGTATGGACCTGGGAAGAGGCACTGCGGCCCTAGAGAGTTTGTGCTGGCAGGCTGCTGGCCTGTTGGGGCTCATGCTCCTACCCTGAGCCGTCTGTGCCAGCTCCACTTCCTTTGCAGGTGGACCCAAGCGGGGAGATAATAGAACTGGAAAAGGGTGGCTGCCCCTGGAAGGAGCACCTCTATCAGCTGGAGTTGGGGCTGTCCCCTGCAGGGACCATCGCCTTTGTTATCTACACAGACCAGGCTGGACAGTGGCGGGTGCAGTGTGTGCCTAAGGAGCCCCATTCGTTCCAGAGCAGGTGAGGGCCTAGGGGTCCACCCTGCAGCCCTTCAGGCATGTTTCAGCCCCATCAGAGGAGGCAGCCACTAACCTAGGCCTCTGCTCCCCCTCTCCCAGTTCCTCACGACCTCCATTTGCCCCCACCAACTCCCTTTTCTGCTCACTCGTAGGTTGCCCCTGCTAGAGCCATGGAGGGGTCTTCGGGATGAGGCCCTGGACCAGATCAGTGGAATTCCTGGCTGCATCTTTGTCCATGCCAGCGGCTTCATTGGTGGGCACCGTACCCGAGAGGGTGCCCTGAGCATGGCCCGTGCCACCTTGGCCCAGCGCCCAGCACCTACACCTGCCCCAAATCCCATGGTCCAATAAAACTCCCATCTCATGCTGACCAAATAATGTTCTATTACTCCCCTGCACTATTCTGGGAGCTTGCTTAAATTTGGGGAAAGTGTAacatctattatgtgccagagCTGGTGCTACgtattttctcagttttgcttTCAAATCATTTGAAAACTATCCAGTTCTTAAGGGTAAATAATGACCAGATTCACAAGGAGTGACTAAAAAGTGAAAGCCAAGATTTAAACCCTAAGtccatgcctttttttttccttcagtgtaCCCCAGtgcaactcactggaaaagacaaagTCTCATAATTAAGTGGAAAGCAAGAAAGGACACTTTTATTACTGAAAGTGGGAGTGAGGGGAGTGGGGCCGAGCAGGGGGTGGCCCTGGGAGAGGGTCCCAAGGGGCAGAGGTTGGGGATGTCTCAGTAAACAGAGGTAGATCGTGAATAGAGCCTCCACCCCCAGCGGGGGGCTCCTGGGCTCGGCCAAGCACTGGGCTAAAGCGTGGAAACCGGGCATTGACAAAGTACAGAGGGATGTGGGTGACCCGGCCTGTGGACCAGCACTGCAGAGAGAGGGGAGCAAAGTCAGCCTGGGCCCAGAGAAGGGCTATTCCGGCAGAGCCACCCAGTAGCCATGGCCCTCAGCTCCTCCCCACTCCTGCAGCCCAGCAGCTGGCCTACTCACCACGCTGAGCAGAGCTCCTTTGTTGAAGGAAGGATGGAAAGTGATGAGCTGGGCCTGGGCTCCTAGCTCCCCCTGGATAATGCCACTAGACGAAGAGAAGGTGAGCAGGCAGCTGGAGGCAGAAGGCAGGTATAGTGGGATGTGGGTTTGGTATGGGAGGGCCAGTGAGGAACCCAGCACTTACCAAGGAAGTAGCTCAAACACAGGGCTGTTTCGAGTGCGAAAAAGGAGGATGACTGGTTTCCCATTCTGGACCCGAGGATTGCCTATAAGAGATGGACGAGGGATAGGAAGGAACTCTGGAGGCCAAATCCCAGGGCAGGGGCACAGCAGAACTGCTGCCAGGACACAGATACACTTGATTGATGGGAAGATGGTGCAGCCTCAGCAGAGGCCTTCCTCACCACCTCTTACCTTTCATGAGCACAGCTAGCCGCTCCCCGCTTGGGTCCCAGACCATGGAGTGAGCCTCTCCCCCAAGTCTATGAGTGAGAACAGCAGGTTGCCAGGTTGCCGGGCTCTGCGTGGTCCTTCCCAGCCTTGTCTCCGTCCTTCCCTCACCCACCCAGCTTACCTCTCCTCGCCATCTGGCGTCTGTATGGTGGTCTCAGACAGATCTGCCACTATCGTAGCGGACTTGGCGCCTCCAACATACCCCTTTCCCTCACCTGTGGATCAGAGCAGGTGCTCTTAAGTGTAGGAAAAGGGCCCCTCTCCCCCGGTTCCCTGTCTCCTCCCCATCACAGGCATCAATGCCTCTCAAGTCTTCCGAGCTTCTTTACTTCCCTTTTTCCTTCAAGGCAGCATATTCCAGATGGCTCTTTCCTCCCTCTGACTACCCCAGCTATTGTGCATCCGGAAGTATTGCCCCTGACTCACCACAACGTTCTGGGAATGACAAGGAGTAAATAAGCGGTTCCCCCAACACGGTGAACAGCAGGCGGTTTCCACTGGGGCTCCAGCAGCCAGtctgaggtcaggaagcaaagggCAGGAAAAGGGTAGTCTATGAGAATTCAGGAAGGACGCACAGGAGCAAGAGAAGTAGAGGAGGTGGGGGGCAAGTACAGCCAacctcctccccagctcctgcACCGCACACTCCCTCCTACCTGGCATCGCCCCGAGAGGGTAGGCCACCGCTCGCAAGTCCACATCTGGGCCTCCCAGACTCTGTGCCAGAGAAGCAGGCCACAGCTTAGAGTTGCAGGTCTCACAGCTCAGACCTCCCTGCCTGTCAGTCCCAGGTTGAGGGGAATGGGAATGGGGACAGAAGGCTGTGCAGCTGGAAGTTCCAGAAGCCTAGggcctttctccacatccttcctGCCCACTTCCGCTCTCCCCACACTCACCGAAAGACAGCTGAAGGAGTGGTAGCCAAGACTTTGCTGCCATCTGGGGACCAGAGCAGGTTCGTAACCCCACCTCCCCGAAACCAGGGAAGGGGAACACAGGTCTCTGTTGAGACATCCCATACCTAGGAGACGGGGGGACAGTGAGACAGGGAGACAGTATCCCCAACACCCCACAGACCCCCTTCCCTGAGGTACAAAGAaccagagaggagaggaagtggaGAGGGTTGAAACAGGAGGAAACAGCGAGCAGAATTTTACATGTGAGGAGCAGGGTGCTCCTGCACCTTGGATAAATTTAAGACTGAATGGATAACTGTTCCTCGCCTCCCGCAGTGTACTTCCCACCACCAGGCAAAGGCAGCTGTTCCCTCAAGTCTGAGGGGTGTGGCTGAAGTGACCCCAAGAGGTATGGGGATCAACTCACCAGGATGGCAGCGTCCACAGGGGAAGCTGAGAGCAGCCGCCCCCCACTAGGGGCCCAAGCCAAGCTGGTAACGGGTGTGTGCCCAGGGTGAGAGAGCACCTGGGCACAGCCAGAAGAGGGTCTGCAGAAGGGAGACGGCGTGGGGTCAGAAGACAAGAAGAAAGCCCTGTGACTCTGCTCCCTTGCCTCCGCCTGCTAACACTGCCCCATCCCTGTGGGCCCTCTGAATGCAGGAGTAAGAATAATGGAAgttaaaggaaaacaagaaggAAGCAAGGGCAGTCGCTACCAGGAGGCCCAGAAAGGGTGAAAGCGGGTAAACCTGAGACAGACAAGAACTTTATTACTCctgttactcatttatttattggctgtgctggatccttGTGGCCACGTgggttttttctctagttgcattagAGGAGCTTCTTGTTGcaatggcttctctggttgcagagcatgggctttagggcacgggagctcagtagttgtggtttctgggctctagagcacaggctcaatagagCACAGGTTcccaagcttagttgctctgaagaatgtgggaatcttcctggatcaggtattgaacctgtgtctgctgcatcgacaggcacattctttaccactgagccaccagggaagtccgaaagAGACAAAACTTGTGACAAGTAAAGTTCTATGGTGCTGGGCTGGGGAGATGCATGCTCTGCTCTGGATGAGAACCATCTCTCCACAGGCCCATCCTGGCTGGAGGCCAGGATACCCCATGACATCACCTCACAGTTCCAATCTCTTATCTTTCTAGTTATCTGCCACTCCTCAGAATTCAACCTGTGCTCCCAAACCTCTCTGTGTTTCCTTGTCACAGTTAGCTTCCCTCCTCGGTGCTCTGCCTCGTTTTCTGCTCATCAAAGATGGCGCGTGTGGCAACCTCCCCGACTAGGCTGGGAACTAACTGAGGCCACCAGCTGTGTCAGTCAGCTCTGAATCTCCAGAGCGACATACTTGGCCCAAAAAGTGCAGGCTACTATCAATTAATGCCACTCTGTCCTTTTTCCTCCCAACTGTACACCCACCTTTAGCTCTAATGAGGTCACCAGTCTACAAGTTACTCTTAATTTTACAATACATCAGTTTACAGAGATCCATCTCATTCTTTTCAGTGGCCTCACTGTATTCCACTGAATAGATGAACTATTATTTATTCAGTCGTGCTTCCACAGACACTTCAGTTGTTGGTGATTTTTTTATTACATATAGTACTGCAAagtattctttatatctttatgtaCTCATGTCATTATTTGTATAGAATACAGTATTAAAATGGAATTGTGGGTAAAAGACTTGCACCTTTCAAAAGAtaaatatgccaacaaattattttctgaaaagtttgtggggcttccctagtggcccagtggttaagaatctgcctcacaatgcaggggacaccagttcgatccctggtgcaggaagattccacaggccagtGCACCGTAACTGCTGAGCCAGAGCTCTAGACCCTGGGagccgcaaccactgaagcctgtgttccctagagcctgtggtctcaacaagagaagccattgcaatgagaagctcgcacactgcaaccagagaaagcccctgctcactgcaactagagaaagcccacacgcagcaacaaagaccaggtgcagccaaaataaaataattaaaaaaaaaaaagtttgtaccaCACTATGCCATGTTTCCTACTCTCGCTAATCATGGATGTTATCAAACATTCCAGTTTTAATAATACTGTCATTCtgaatgggcaaaaaaaaaaaatcctatatatttttctagtccttttaattatgtatttttatacttAGTTTTTTTATCAGCTTggaatttatttgtatataaaatgtgAAGCAAGGCCGAACTTTATCATTTTCTAAATGGATAGCCAATTATGTcaaaaccactaaaaaaaaaaagaaatctgaacttGTCTATTGCAATGCAGGCCAAATTCATCATATATTAAATTTCCATGAATTCCTAGGTCTGTCCCTGAATGTTGTTCTGACACACTGATGTGCTTGTCTGACCTCATGGCAGTATCTTTGTGTTACTGTGACTTCATGAAACATTTCAATGCCTAGAGGCAAGTCTCCTGTCCATGCGCTTCCTTTGCAAACATTCGTGGCCAGCCTTCcacatttattctttcataaaaACTCTAAATAGCATTTTTTCCAGTTCACAAAAACAATTCAGTAGAATGCTAATCGGAAATATACTTAACTTGACATCTTTATGATTAAATTTTCCTATCCAGGAATACAGGAGCATGTCCCGCCATTAATTAAGCTTTTGTTTAATATTCTTGTTTTaacattgacttccctggtggctcagacggtaaagcgtccgccgacaatgtgggagacctgggttcaattcctgggtcaggaagatctcctggagaaggaaatggcaatccactccagtattcttgcctggaaggaggcctggaggagcctggtaggatagtccatggggtcgcaaagagttggacatgactgagtgacttcactttcttcttcctttaatatttttcaacCACTTTCTTCAGATGTCtaacattaaataaatttaaaatttattcccAGTAACCTATAGTAATTATTGGACCTGTTGTAATAGAACATATTTTTCATCACAGTTTCTCAGCTGATTCTTACTGGTacaaaggaaagctatgaccttTTCAGTTTCCTGGATCCAATTATGGTACTACTTACATTTCTTACCAGATTAAAGTTTCTTTTAGTTGAATCTCTTGTTTTATCTAGGTGTAAAATCATAtctccaaaaaaattaattttatcttctttctcaagactttaccacattcctttttcttgttttactgCACTCACAAGAACATCCAAAACTACTGCTGATTAATATGGTGGCAACAATACCTCTGTCTTTATCCTGACATTACTGGAAAAACTTTTACTATTTCCTATTTCACGGTTTAATATGGCAGCCACTGATTTTGAGTATATACTTCTTTATGTTTAGGTCATCTCTGTGTATTCCTATTTACTTTATGCATTCAGCAGGATGTCTGCTTATTCAAGGGCATTTATTAATACAAACATTTTTCTCCCTTAATTTGCCAGtgtaataaatcattttaatatatgtcCTAATGGTAAATAGTTTCtaatttctggaaaattccactaggttaaaaaaaaatttttttttaatatgcttttggATTCTATTTGGTAGtcttttatttaggattttaaaatcaGTATTCAAATAGTTTCTTTCTTATACTACCTATTGTCAGGTTTCAGTTTTAGGGTCacattaactttataaaaaacaaatcagGATGGGACAGATAGAGGACATTAATGGGAAAACTGGTGAAATGTAAACAAAGTCTATAGTTTAGTTAATAACAACATTCGAATGTCAGTTTCTTAGTTTTGATAGATGTAACATGGTAATATCAGATATTAACAATGGGGGAAATGGTGTGACGGTATAGCCAAAccctctgtactatctttgcagcTTTTCCAAAAATCTAAAATTACGTCCATATAAAGTttattaaaaggaagaaacaaatcaGGAGGCTTTCCAAATTTTTCTATAATCTGGATTAGTTCCAATAACAtggagattatcttttctctgaCAATTAGGCA
Coding sequences within:
- the C5H12orf10 gene encoding UPF0160 protein MYG1, mitochondrial, whose amino-acid sequence is MGHRFLRGFLRVLLPPLPLRSPHLKLSLEPVAPSKRPRSHLMAPPRIGTHNGTFHCDEALACALLRLLPEYREAEIVRTRDPEKLAACDIVVDVGGEYDPQRHRYDHHQRSFTETMSSLSPGKPWQTKLSSAGLIYLHFGHKLLAQLLGTSEEDGMVGTLYDKMYENFVEEVDAVDNGISQWEEGEPRYLLTTTLSARVARLNPTWNQPNQDTEAGFKRAMDLVREEFLQRLDFYQNSWLPARTLVEEALAKRFQVDPSGEIIELEKGGCPWKEHLYQLELGLSPAGTIAFVIYTDQAGQWRVQCVPKEPHSFQSRLPLLEPWRGLRDEALDQISGIPGCIFVHASGFIGGHRTREGALSMARATLAQRPAPTPAPNPMVQ
- the AAAS gene encoding aladin, giving the protein MCSLGLFPPPPPRGQITLYEHNNELVTGSSCESPPPDFRGQWINLPVLNLTKDPLKTPGRLDHGTRTAFIHHREQVWKRCINIWRDVGLFGVLNEIANSEEEVFEWVKTASSWALALCRWASSLHGSLFPHLSLRSEDLIAEFAQVTNWSSCCLRVFAWHPHTNKFAVALLDDSVRVYNANSTIVPSLKHRLQRNVAALAWKPLSASVLAVACQSCILIWTLDPTSLSTRPSSGCAQVLSHPGHTPVTSLAWAPSGGRLLSASPVDAAILVWDVSTETCVPLPWFRGGGVTNLLWSPDGSKVLATTPSAVFRVWEAQMWTCERWPTLSGRCQTGCWSPSGNRLLFTVLGEPLIYSLSFPERCGEGKGYVGGAKSATIVADLSETTIQTPDGEERLGGEAHSMVWDPSGERLAVLMKGNPRVQNGKPVILLFRTRNSPVFELLPCGIIQGELGAQAQLITFHPSFNKGALLSVCWSTGRVTHIPLYFVNARFPRFSPVLGRAQEPPAGGGGSIHDLPLFTETSPTSAPWDPLPGPPPARPHSPHSHFQ